Proteins from one Sarcophilus harrisii chromosome 2, mSarHar1.11, whole genome shotgun sequence genomic window:
- the LOC100922177 gene encoding zinc finger protein 32-like: MLTDGAGNDDAGSLSECQGRNRGTGRLEQRFRGFVPGWAPAGCRGRTWRGRPRGDSPPLRRPAEETEPAREAPAPAPASCKEPAAAAPPAALPAALMQMHCQCQLCVSALQAQMSLSVRFKEHFAPKLYECPECQKTFRQKGSLTVHERMHTGEKPYVCLDCGKCFRNGGNLTVHRRVHTGEQPYRCDACGAGFSQKGSLVVHLRIHTGQKPYECPQCAKRFSTRGNLVKHLRVHTGDRPYKCAQCDKSFTQRGSLTAHMRSCPEAARRACCGPDAGFP, from the exons ATGCTCACTGATGGTGCTGGCAATGACGATGCTG GAAGCTTGTCTGAGTGTCAGGGGAGAAACCGAGGCACGGGGAGATTAGAACAGCGCTTCCGAGGCTTCGTGCCTGGCTG GGCCCCTGCCGGCTGCCGCGGGAGGACATGGCGAGGCCGGCCGCGCGGTGATTCTCCCCCCCTGAGGCGGCCGGCCGAGGAGACGGAGCCCGCGCGGGAGGCGCCGGCGCCGGCCCCGGCCTCCTGCAAGGAGCCGGCGGCCGCCGCCCCGCCGGCCGCGCTGCCGGCCGCGCTGATGCAGATGCACTGCCAGTGCCAGCTGTGCGTGAGCGCCCTGCAGGCGCAGATGAGCCTCAGCGTGCGCTTCAAGGAGCACTTCGCCCCCAAGCTCTACGAGTGCCCCGAGTGCCAGAAGACGTTCCGGCAGAAAGGGAGCCTGACGGTCCACGAGCGCATGCACACGGGGGAGAAGCCCTACGTGTGCCTGGACTGCGGCAAGTGCTTCCGCAACGGGGGCAACCTGACGGTGCACCGGCGCGTGCACACGGGCGAGCAGCCCTACCGCTGCGACGCGTGCGGCGCGGGCTTCAGCCAGAAGGGCAGCCTGGTGGTGCACCTGCGCATCCACACCGGCCAGAAGCCCTACGAGTGCCCGCAGTGCGCCAAGAGGTTCAGCACCCGCGGCAACCTGGTGAAGCACCTGCGCGTGCACACCGGGGACCGGCCCTACAAGTGCGCCCAGTGCGACAAGAGCTTCACGCAGCGGGGCAGCCTGACGGCGCACATGCGGAGCTGCCCCGAGGCCGCCCGCCGGGCCTGCTGCGGCCCGGACGCCGGCTTCCCCTGA
- the LOC105749228 gene encoding zinc finger protein 501-like isoform X1 produces the protein MVVMESQDTSSDSKLRETQECGAWLKKQLVNEERHQWQAPYNETPRERGHECNKFGRKHSLTSTLVTPQKVPIEKALHKYSIHEKNFKQTSDLIKHQGDTGKKTYKCNECEKVYSDHSTLTQHYIIHTGERPYKCNDCGKAFSRSSSLNKHQRIHTGEKPYECNECGKAFLQSTHFIQHQRIHTGEKPYGCNECGKSFSQSSYLNQHQRIHTGEKPYECNDCGKTFSRSAHLSQHQRIHTGEKPFKCDECGRAFSRNSSLFEHQKIHTGEKPYECSECGKAFSQSTLLTQHHRIHTNDKSYKCSECGRAFSRSSCLSKHQRIHTGEKPYNCNECGKAFSQSSCLSKHQRIHTGEKPYGCDICGKAFSQSTHLTEHQLIHTGEKPYECIKCGKMFSRKSSLLEHQFIHTGEKPYECIKCGKTFSRKSSLIEHQFIHTGEKPYKCNECGKTFSQRSCLSKHQRSHTEVKHCEFNNS, from the coding sequence ATGGTAGTAATGGAATCACAAGATACTTCCTCAGACTCCAAGTTAAGAGAAACCCAGGAATGTGGTGCTTGGTTAAAGAAGCAACTGGTAAATGAGGAGAGACATCAGTGGCAAGCCCCTTACAATGAGACTCCTAGAGAAAGAGGTCATGAATGTAATAAGTTTGGAAGAAAACATAGTCTAACGTCAACCCTGGTTACACCACAGAAAGTTCCTATAGaaaaagcactacataaatatagTATACATGAAAAGAACTTCAAACAGACTTCAGATTTAATTAAACATCAGGGAGATACagggaagaaaacatataaatgtaatgaatgtgaaaaaGTTTACAGTGACCACTCAACCCTTACTCAGCATTACATAATTCATACCGGAGAGAGACCTTACAAATGTAATGATTGTGGAAAAGCATTCAGTCGGAGTTCGTCCCTTAATAAGCATCAGAGGAtacatactggagaaaaaccgtatgagtgtaatgaatgtgggaaagccttcctTCAGAGCACACACTTTattcaacatcagagaattcatacaggagagaaaccttatggatgtaatgaatgtgggaaatccTTCAGTCAAAGCTCTTACCTCAACCaacaccagagaattcatactggggaGAAACCCTACGAATGTAATGATTGTGGGAAAACGTTCAGCCGGAGTGCACACCTCTCtcagcatcagagaattcatactggagagaaaccgtTCAAATGTGATGAATGTGGGAGAGCCTTTAGCCGCAACTCTTCCCTATTTGAACACCAgaaaattcacactggagagaaaccctatgagTGTAGcgaatgtgggaaggccttcagcCAGAGCACACTCCTTACACAACATCACAGAATTCATACTAATGATAAATCGTATAAATGTAGTGAATGCGGGAGAGCCTTCAGCCGCAGTTCCTGCCTTTCTAAGcaccagagaatccacactggagagaaaccctataattgtaatgaatgtgggaaagcttttagCCAAAGCTCCTGCCTTtctaaacatcagagaattcatactggcgAGAAACCCTATGGGTGCGATATCTGTGGGAAAGCCTTTAGTCAGAGCACACACCTTACTGAACATCAGCTtattcacactggagaaaaaccttacgAATGTATTAAATGTGGGAAAATGTTTAGTCGTAAATCATCTCTCCTTGAACATCAGTttattcacactggagagaaaccttatgaatgcatCAAATGTGGAAAAACATTTAGCCGAAAATCATCCCTTATTGAACATCAGTttattcatactggagagaaaccctataaatgtaacGAATGTGGGAAAACCTTTAGCCAGAGGTCTTGCCTTTCTAAACATCAGAGAAGTCACACTGAAGTAAAGCATTGTGAATTTAATAATTCGTGA